The window GTTGTAGACGGAGTAACATTAAACCGTGTTATTATTCCCCTAAGATTGAAGCTAAAAAAAGAGGCTGTACCTCTTACAAAGGCTATTGTAGAATATATCAACGAAATACCGCAATTCCCCGAAAATATTATGCAGATACAGAGGGCTATTAACGATCCGGAATCAAAGATGCAAAAAATTGCCCAGCTTATAAGCAGCGATATAGGATTGGCAACAGACCTTCTAAAACATGTAAACTCCGTAGCTTTCGGTCTTTCAAAACCCTGTATGAACATTGTCGAAGCTGTCAAGTTCGTAGGCTTGAGAGGAATACAAAACCTGCTTTACTCTATGGGAACCATCAAAATATTGGAAACAACGGAAAAAGAGCAAAAGGAAATTTGGGAAAATGCTTACAGGCTGGCCTTTTTCTCCTTAAATGTTGCAAAACTTACCGGCAAACGCACTATAGTTGATGATGCATATATTTGCGGTCTTCTCCATGACCTTGGAAAGATTATCCTTGGTTCAATGTACCCTGAGCTGCTTGTAAAACTGGCAGAAATTCAAGCCGAAAGGAACATACCGCCTCAGGTTATGGACATGATTATGAGCGGAATGGCTCAAGCAGAAATAGGAGCTACCCTTGCAGAAAAGTGGAACTTCCCCGAACCCATAGTAGTAACGATAAGATATCAGGATAATTTTGAAAATGCACCCGAAGAACATCGAGAATTGGTTGAAAGCGTTTGCTTTGCAGACTTTATGCTTAATTTTTCACAAGGGAAAATAGATTACTATCAGATCCCTGAAGCCTTGCTAAAAAGATTCAAAATAAAGTCGGAAGAACAACTTAAAAAACTCTGTGAACGCTTTGAATTTGCTTTTTCAAAGTAAGAAATGCAAGAATCCCAGTGTTAAATATCCGGAAAAAGCTCTTTTATAATTTCGCGGTAGGTTTTATTGTAATATAAATGCCCGTAGATAATCGCGGCGGCAAGCACATTTCTACCGTAGCCCCTTGTTTCCGCATAAGCAAGGCTTTCTAAAAATAAGTCGGTCGGCAAATCACCGGCCTGCCTTACCCAGCGTTTGACTGCATTGGGACCTGCATTATAAGAAAAAAGGGCATGCATAATTTTTCCGCCGTTACGGTTTACCATATCCGAAAGATAGAAGGCTCCGAAACGGATATTTGTATCGGGATTGTTAAGGTCATAAGTTTCCAGCTTCAGACGGCGGGCAATATCGGCAGCAGTAGGCTTCATCAGCTGGGCAAGTCCTATCGCACCCGCATGAGAAACAACCTCAGGCTTAAAATAACTTTCGCTTCTAAGCAAGGCGTATAAAAGATATTCAGGTAAATTGTATTCTGCCGCATATCTTTTAACCGACTCAAGCCAAGGACGGGGATAAATCAACTTTAAGTGTTCATCTCCAAATTCGGCACCTTCGGAGTTGACCGCAAAGGTCATAATTCTCATGGAGTCGGCATAATAGCCGTTTTCCGATAAAGCTTGCGAAAAAAAAGCGGCTTCTTCCGTACTGATCTGAGGATATAAAACGGTAATTTTATTGTACACTTGGGAATAAAGTTTATATTTTACAAAACCTTTTAAAATCCGAACAGTCTCTTCATCCGAAAAGCCGCTGCTGCCTTTTCTTTTATAATTTTTTCCGTATGGAGAAGAGGAAATAGGAAGCCCAAGCTGATAAGCAGCCATAAGCCTGTAATAAAAGGAATTATGATCTTTTTCATAAGCTTCACGGTAAAGCTTTTGAGACTCTGCATCCAATGATTTTTTAGAACGTGCAAGAATATAAGCAAGACGGGCTCGTGCCGTCAGAAGATTTGTTTTTTGAACGGCTTTTTGAAGTTTTTCAAGTCCTTTCCAATCCCGGGAAAGAACCAGCTTCATACAGGCATGAGCTGTCAGTTCTTCATAAACCGAAGGATTCTTCCATGAGGGAACAGACAGGCAAAGCTCATCAAAAAACACCTTAAACGATCTGCTTTTTTCTATATCGAGGATGTACCAAAGGGCAACATCATAATCGTAGGATTGGGGCGGATAGGTCTTTGCCTTTTTAAAAAGTAAAAGAGCCTTTTCGGTATTTTCCTTTCCGCCCATCTTTAGACGCAGGCGGGCAGCATAAAAAGCATACATGTATTTTTGAACAATGTAGTCGGAATTTTTTACGGATTTTTTTTCATAAAAATCAAGCCGATTTTCAAAAAGGAGGGCATCCGCAGCATTGTCGGAGGAGCCTGCTAAGGCAGCCTTTCCCGCATCAGAGAGAACAATTCTATGTTCAAAGCATGGATTATCCCCGGCTTCCATTAAACTTTTAAAAATAATCCACGCATCTTCAAACCGAGATTCAAAGTTTAGCTTTCTTGCTTTTAAAATATTAAAAAAATCGTCTCCGCAGTCTTTTAATTCATTCTGCTTTTTTTCGATATTTTTTAGGCCTTCAATAATTTCCGCATCAAATTTTTGTGTGTTAAGGTAATCAGGCAAA of the Treponema denticola ATCC 35405 genome contains:
- a CDS encoding ATP-binding protein, which codes for MEKDKRIIVDSEKIETAIRLGVPIVITSYTLPKETEVYITDVISEFLRQLHCTDITDYIVYYTNELTTNAKKANTKRVYFKERGLNISDAEDYEQGMKDFKEDTISNMDHYLELQKKAGLYIKLSLQLKNDNIVLEVSNNSALTRQEFKRIFDKIVRARQFSSLDEAFTQVLDNTEGAGLGLVIMVLMLKKMGLDEKSYTIDVVDGVTLNRVIIPLRLKLKKEAVPLTKAIVEYINEIPQFPENIMQIQRAINDPESKMQKIAQLISSDIGLATDLLKHVNSVAFGLSKPCMNIVEAVKFVGLRGIQNLLYSMGTIKILETTEKEQKEIWENAYRLAFFSLNVAKLTGKRTIVDDAYICGLLHDLGKIILGSMYPELLVKLAEIQAERNIPPQVMDMIMSGMAQAEIGATLAEKWNFPEPIVVTIRYQDNFENAPEEHRELVESVCFADFMLNFSQGKIDYYQIPEALLKRFKIKSEEQLKKLCERFEFAFSK
- a CDS encoding flagellar assembly lytic transglycosylase encodes the protein MCVCLCSVSCAGSYDKTGEARLIEDLYSENFYRFLKPQALELKKLYNTDPSSLYYIGLALQKAKVGASDKKIYDASARAYFEYAVKNAPMPYKKLADDALYSLLSNEEKLKRLEEKLALPEAIQLDNKLDNQTIRSEIQRLLFLSGNFTRMDQSLPDYLNTQKFDAEIIEGLKNIEKKQNELKDCGDDFFNILKARKLNFESRFEDAWIIFKSLMEAGDNPCFEHRIVLSDAGKAALAGSSDNAADALLFENRLDFYEKKSVKNSDYIVQKYMYAFYAARLRLKMGGKENTEKALLLFKKAKTYPPQSYDYDVALWYILDIEKSRSFKVFFDELCLSVPSWKNPSVYEELTAHACMKLVLSRDWKGLEKLQKAVQKTNLLTARARLAYILARSKKSLDAESQKLYREAYEKDHNSFYYRLMAAYQLGLPISSSPYGKNYKRKGSSGFSDEETVRILKGFVKYKLYSQVYNKITVLYPQISTEEAAFFSQALSENGYYADSMRIMTFAVNSEGAEFGDEHLKLIYPRPWLESVKRYAAEYNLPEYLLYALLRSESYFKPEVVSHAGAIGLAQLMKPTAADIARRLKLETYDLNNPDTNIRFGAFYLSDMVNRNGGKIMHALFSYNAGPNAVKRWVRQAGDLPTDLFLESLAYAETRGYGRNVLAAAIIYGHLYYNKTYREIIKELFPDI